One genomic segment of Suncus etruscus isolate mSunEtr1 chromosome 15, mSunEtr1.pri.cur, whole genome shotgun sequence includes these proteins:
- the NODAL gene encoding nodal homolog has protein sequence MHAHRLPGLFLHVWCALLHAGAATLAPVSPDTRGQPSSPSPLAYMLSLYRAPLPRADIVRSLQAQDVEMAGQRWAFAFDFSFLSQEEELEWAELRLQIARPITLPDHGPLSIELFHQSKVAEGEAPTGCPQRHRMDLFSVPLSQVTFTPGSLVLEVTRPLSKWLKHPRELEEQVTSLAGECLLQPPSPAVPNATSTANVLLLLYSNLSPEQRLLGGSTLLWEAESSWRVQEGQIWRDRGRRHRRYHLPDSSQLCRRVKFQVDFNLIGWGSWIIYPKQYNAYRCEGVCPNPVGEEFHPTNHAYIQSLLKRYQPHRVPSTCCAPVKTKPLSMLYVDNGRVLLDHHKDMIVEECGCL, from the exons ATGCACGCCCACCGCCTCCCCGGCCTCTTCCTGCACGTCTGGTGCGCCCTGCTCCACGCGGGCGCAGCCACGCTGGCCCCGGTGTCCCCCGACACGCGAGGACAGCCGTCGTCGCCGTCCCCGCTGGCATATATGCTAAGTCTGTACCGAGCTCCGCTGCCCCGCGCCGACATTGTCCGCAGCCTGCAAGCTCAAG ATGTGGAGATGGCCGGGCAGCGCTGGGCCTTTGCTTTTGACTTCTCCTTCCTGAGCCAAGAGGAGGAGCTGGAGTGGGCTGAGCTCCGGCTGCAGATAGCACGACCCATCACCCTTCCTGACCATGGCCCGCTCTCCATCGAACTCTTCCACCAGTCCAAGGTGGCCGAAGGAGAGGCCCCAACTGGCTGCCCACAGCGCCACCGTATGGACCTGTTCTCTGTACCCCTGTCCCAAGTGACCTTCACTCCAGGAAGCCTGGTCTTGGAGGTCACCAGGCCACTCTCCAAGTGGCTGAAGCATCCAAGGGAGCTGGAGGAGCAGGTGACCAGCCTGGCCGGAGAGTGTctgctgcagcctccctctcctgcTGTCCCCAACGCCACCTCCACCGCCAACGTTCTGCTTCTGCTCTATTCCAACCTATCCCCAGAGCAGAGGCTGCTAGGTGGCTCCACTCTGCTCTGGGAAGCCGAGAGCTCCTGGCGCGTCCAGGAAGGGCAGATCTGGCGAGACCGAGGCCGGAGGCATCGACGCTATCACCTACCAGACTCGAGCCAGCTGTGCAGGAGGGTCAAGTTCCAGGTGGACTTTAACCTGATTGGGTGGGGGTCCTGGATCATCTACCCCAAGCAGTACAACGCCTACCGCTGCGAGGGCGTGTGCCCCAATCCTGTGGGAGAAGAGTTTCATCCCACCAACCATGCCTATATCCAG AGTCTGCTGAAGCGGTACCAGCCTCACCGGGTCCCATCCACTTGCTGTGCACCTGTGAAGACAAAGCCTCTGAGCATGCTCTATGTGGACAATGGCCGGGTCCTCCTGGACCACCATAAGGACATGATTGTGGAGGAATGTGGCTGTCTCTGA